One window of Pieris napi chromosome 14, ilPieNapi1.2, whole genome shotgun sequence genomic DNA carries:
- the LOC125055916 gene encoding uncharacterized protein LOC125055916 isoform X3, translating into MAQYYQIAVGQGHQLTLEDLQRYCPNICLDGRIVVNQDDQQYGQQVVVQQADQGNEIIVSEGVQVQPQLVVSEGLPYQQQYIIRHDQPPPPPPPPSNRPEFQQQQSQSHQQQTLLRHQVYYTSDLPVDTQVVFQHAPQIVDASLMQQSTPRSQHLVNPVHVLSSPSVLHPSQQPPPQPPPPPPPPPPQHATQSQSQPQPQPQMSRASPQLLQQLQHHQIQFQQLQQQQQQQLQQQQQLQHQLQQQQQQQHQTHQQHLQSQQIQHQQQVMQTAYINQAGTPTRPPPQRLLNQSLSNNGVTLVRTPVRTMRPRRPVVRNATSPASPLQVPARLLNPQMLQPSSSGSSPVGATVRATMNTAPARVRTPRPASPRVLNSHAGHTQHRPPRPRTPLLQQQQQQQQQQHQLAQHLLGQQVQQQQLNQLKLSQQGTIVTQCLNQSPLQSHQNNGSLTNVPQTQQLQQIKKVVVTPNNANEMDDLEESITAAIVQKNIANDNVNTQFQTSPMRQSTSVSQPVNSHQINYPQHSFQPDNVLRIYESPHVQHVHQHQVMMEQDTSDPEERQLVTLSSGHRITIAEYRRLQSSRVLSQQHLHQQQLQQQQPRETARQTLVKSKEQQRPVQRVHPMQTQPPTPISENNEAGSGPSEQSAEPQSAKMLIFLQNGEQRLITFTLPKESCTLQEVLEQVNVPFTEDTHIQCMQNTSSEIDYFVSVGSTTRIEDMLENHPMLVGDIASRSSPSVGPQSQSSEMSTPEKPPCPESTSSSPESPKSPPPRFVDGKLAVCKSCGYSGFDFNRCQRCKRVFTEEPKSVTIQNKGMEQKKKEGEKSALEKQIPCGDGIKINLLKQTVKNLNNKIVVQEKGKPTRVRKPRGKQPDPEPVILTLSSDEEDSNSSMLSNQMEQNLHSKEPSLLEIEGDTPDSGIGFDFVDESREEISQNMANIVSSFKCRTIRIGSYRYTPKEKIFISPRGIKIIAPSLKNESKEVALQIQLKDIVRILVHFGKGLPVIFLYTTSKCGGYIRKSLEMVDELGPYYNPSAKIDAYKRITLLPDVISDDLKTSFQTLYGSVLVDLTTKEANEILVRTCPKETSICKVTTRSASASSNTGVKSVNTAEQIRQILIYPPGKGGIPINTEDYMCLAQDQFLNDVIIDFYLKYLVHDTLTISQREKTHIFSTFFYKRLTTKPSKVNKSSNPLEWDNSLTPAQKRHARVKTWTKNVNIFDKDFIVVPINENCHWFVAIICFPSLEGCRSMIDNRIVIPQATKRKERKSSMQIGNTTITPLSKQEQLTLNCDSDNLSERDEAEADESDLDMQCDSEEDETEKPVEKKPEVPVVRKNEPIKQPCILIFDSLAGASRSRVVATLRDYLTCEYQTKISKNKVFNKDNIKGSCPKIPQQNNFTDCGLYLLQYVEQFFKDPVLDYSLPIKQLGSWFDEIVVTRKREEISNLLKSLMNTYNPDSHLHLPDITFPTLNGKLIETEEHADDGSGSEKSSSSKEQKCDVRSSDGTTITFVKQMATGDILVKRNFADSTETLHLRKAIRLSSDTENRSVLPFKQNLIKKGDHDNQVLILHSGDLVKDIQNTLIVNKKTVADKKHGVHNQNVSVNCVRQSVSDSDNSFHKTRRINKLEDVMHDSVKKFKKNEC; encoded by the exons TTGGTGAATCCGGTGCATGTGCTGTCGTCGCCTTCGGTGCTGCACCCGAGTCAGCAGCCTCCACCGCAGCCCCCGCCCCCGCCTCCTCCCCCTCCGCCGCAACATGCCACTCAGAGT CAATCCCAACCACAACCCCAACCGCAGATGTCACGTGCATCCCCTCAACTTCTGCAACAACTTCAACATCATCAGATACAGTTCCAGCAGCTGCAAcagcaacaacaacaacagtTGCAACAACAGCAACAGTTACAGCATCAGTTGCAGCAACAACAGCAGCAGCAACATCAAACACATCAGCAACACTTGCAATCTCAACAAATCCAACATCAGCAACAAGTTATGCAAACTGCATACATAAACCAGGCT gGCACTCCCACTCGTCCTCCACCACAGCGGCTGTTAAACCAGTCATTGAGTAACAACGGTGTCACATTAGTTCGGACACCAGTAAGGACAATGCGGCCTCGGAGACCGGTAGTCAGAAACGCCACTAGCCCCGCCTCGCCCTTGCAAGTGCCAGCCCGCCTTTTGAATCCACAAATGTTACAGCCg AGCTCGAGCGGGTCCAGTCCAGTGGGAGCCACAGTGCGGGCAACAATGAACACTGCCCCTGCGCGAGTAAGAACTCCGAGACCGGCCTCACCGCGGGTCCTAAATAGCCACGCGGGACACACACAGCACAGACCCCCTAGACCACGCACTCCTTTGCTGCAG cagCAACAACAACAGCAGCAGCAACAACATCAATTAGCACAACATCTTCTCGGACAACAGGTTCAACAACAACAATTAAATCAACTCAAATTATCACAACAG GGGACAATAGTCACACAGTGTTTGAACCAATCGCCCCTGCAATCGCATCAAAACAATGGATCTCTAACAAATGTTCCTCAAACACAACAATTACAACAAATAAAGAAAGTTGTAGTTACGCCCAACAACGCCAATGAAATGGACGATCTCGAAGAAAGTATTACCGCGGCGATAGTTCAAAAGAATATTGCAAATGACAATGTAAACACGCAATTTCAAACTTCACCTATGAGACAATCCACGAGCGTGTCCCAACCGGTGAACAGTCATCAGATAAACTATCCCCAACACAGCTTTCAACCGGACAACGTGTTGCGAATATATGAAAGTCCCCACGTGCAACATGTGCATCAACATCAGGTTATGATGGAGCAAGACACCTCCGATCCTGAAGAGAGGCAGTTGGTTACCCTGTCGAGTGGTCATAGAATTACAATCGCGGAATATAGGCGGTTGCAATCGTCGCGGGTGTTGTCACAGCAACATCTACATCAACAACAGTTGCAACAACAACAGCCGAG gGAAACGGCAAGACAAACGCTAGTTAAAAGTAAGGAGCAACAGAGGCCAGTGCAAAGAGTACATCCGATGCAGACTCAGCCTCCGACGCCCATATCAG AAAACAACGAAGCAGGAAGTGGACCGTCAGAGCAATCGGCGGAGCCCCAATCGGCGAAAATGTTGATATTCCTGCAGAATGGGGAACAAAGACTCATCACCTTCACACTGCCCAAGGAGAGTTGTACACTACAGGAAGTGTTGGAACAG GTGAATGTTCCATTTACAGAAGACACCCATATACAGTGTATGCAGAATACGTCTAGCGAAATTGACTATTTTGTGTCAGTTGGATCTACAACGAGGATAGAAGACATGCTAGAGAATCATCCA ATGCTAGTTGGTGATATAGCCAGTAGAAGTTCCCCCAGTGTCGGTCCGCAATCTCAAAGCAGTGAAATGTCTACACCTGAAAAGCCACCTTGTCCAGAGAGCa CAAGTAGCAGTCCCGAATCTCCAAAATCTCCACCACCAAGATTTGTTGATGGAAAATTGGCTGTTTGTAAATCTTGTGGATACTCTGGCTTCGACTTCAATCGCTGTCAAAG atgtAAGCGTGTTTTCACTGAAGAACCCAAAAGTGTGACAATACAAAACAAAGGAATGGAACAGAAGAAGAAGGAAGGGGAGAAATCTGCATTGGAAAagcaaat acctTGTGGGGATGGCATAAAGATAAATCTGCTGAAGCAGACCGTCAAGAACCTTAACAATAAAATC GTTGTTCAAGAAAAAGGTAAACCAACCCGTGTCAGAAAACCTAGAGGAAAGCAGCCGGACCCTGAACCAGTTATATTGACTTTGAGTTCTGATGAAGAGGATTCCAATAGTTCCATGCTGAGTAATCAG atGGAACAGAACTTACATAGTAAAGAGCCATCTCTGCTGGAAATAGAAGGTGACACTCCAGATAGCGGTATTGGCTTTGATTTTGTTG ATGAAAGCAGAGAAGAGATCAGTCAAAATATGGCCAATATAGTTTCATCTTTCAAATGTCGAACTATCAGAATTGGATCATATAGATATACGCCCAAAGAAAAG atttttatatcaCCAAGAGGTATCAAAATTATTGCCCCATCATTAAAAAATGAATCTAAGGAAGTCGCTCTTCAAATACAATTAAAGGATATAGTGAGGATTTTAGTTCATTTTGGAAAGGGATTACCTGTAATTTTCTTGTATACAACTAGCAAATGTGGTGGATATATAAGAAAATCGTTAGAAATGGTTGATGAACTAG gtCCATATTACAATCCTTCTGCTAAAATTGATGCTTATAAGAGGATTACGTTATTGCCAGATGTAATTAGTGACgatttaaaaacttcttttcAAACATTATATGGGTCAGTCCTGGTTGACTTGACCACTAAAGAGGCGAATGAAATCCTTGTGCGAACTTGCCCAAAAGAAACCAGTATTTGTAAAGTGACAACTAGATCTGCAAGTGCTTCCAGTAATACAGgagttaaaag TGTAAATACAGCTGAACAAATCagacaaatattaatttacccACCGGGAAAAGGGGGAATTCCTATAAATACAGAGGATTATATGTGTCTAGCACAAGATCAATTTTTAAACGatgttattattgatttttatttaaaatacttagttCATGATACTTTAACAATCAGTCAGAGAGAAAAGACTCATATatttagtacatttttttataagagatTAACAACAAAGCCAAGTAAAGTGAATAAAAGTTCAAACCCCCTCGAGTGGGATAATAGTTTGACACCAGCACAGAAACGGCATGCGAGAGTCAAGACATGGACAAAGAATGTGAATATCTTTGACAAAGACTTTATAGTAGTTCCTATTAATGAAAATTGCCATTGGTTTGTGGCTATCATATGTTTTCCTAGCTTAGAGGGCTGTCGTAGTATGATTGATAATAGAATTGTAATTCCACAAGCAACTAAAAGAAAAG AACGAAAATCATCAATGCAAATAGGCAACACAACAATCACGCCTTTATCAAAACAGGAACAGCTCACATTAAATTGTGATTCTGATAATTTAAGTGAACGGGACGAAGCTGAGGCGGAT gaAAGTGACTTGGACATGCAATGTGACTCCGAAGAAGATGAAACAGAAAAACCAGTAGAGAAGAAACCTGAAGTACCTGTTGTTCGAAAAAATGAACCCATTAAACA ACCCTGCATTCTTATTTTTGATTCACTTGCTGGTGCTTCCCGATCAAGAGTTGTCGCTACATTGCGGGACTACCTCACTTGTGAATACCAAACTAAA ATATCTAAAAACAAAGTGTTCAACAAAGACAATATAAAAGGCAGTTGCCCAAAAATTCCCCAACAGAATAATTTTACAGACTGTGGCCTTTATTTACTACAATATGttgaacaattttttaag gaCCCGGTGCTGGACTATAGTTTGCCAATAAAACAACTAGGAAGTTGGTTTGATGAAATTGTTGTTACCAGGAAACGTGAAGAAATCtcgaatttattgaaatcccTAATGAATACATATAATCCAGATTCGCATTTACATCTACCTGATATCACATTCCCTACATTGAATG gaaAGTTAATTGAAACTGAAGAACATGCAGATGATGGTTCGGGCAGTGAAAAAAGCAGTTCAAGTAAAGAGCAAAAATGTGATGTTAGAAGCAGTGATGGGACTACAATTACTTTTGTGAAACAAATGGCAACAGGCGATATCCTTGTGAAGAGAAATTTTGCAGATTCAACTGAAACCTTACATTTACGAAAAGCTATAAGACTTTCAAGTGACACTGAAAATAGATCAGTGTTGCCTTTTAaacagaatttaattaaaaaaggagACCATGACAACCAAGTATTAATACTTCACTCTGGTGATTTGGTGAAAGACAttcaaaatacattaatagtgaataaaaaaacagtggctgATAAAAAGCACGGTGTacataatcaaaatgtttCAGTGAACTGTGTGCGACAAAGTGTTAGTGATAGTGACAACTCATTTCACAAAACGAGAAGAATAAATAAACTCGAGGATGTAATGCATGACTCTGTTAAGAAGTTTAAGAAGAATGAATGTTGA
- the LOC125055916 gene encoding uncharacterized protein LOC125055916 isoform X4 yields MAQYYQIAVGQGHQLTLEDLQRYCPNICLDGRIVVNQDDQQYGQQVVVQQADQGNEIIVSEGVQVQPQLVVSEGLPYQQQYIIRHDQPPPPPPPPSNRPEFQQQQSQSHQQQTLLRHQVYYTSDLPVDTQVVFQHAPQIVDASLMQQSTPRSQHLVNPVHVLSSPSVLHPSQQPPPQPPPPPPPPPPQHATQSQSQPQPQPQMSRASPQLLQQLQHHQIQFQQLQQQQQQQLQQQQQLQHQLQQQQQQQHQTHQQHLQSQQIQHQQQVMQTAYINQAGTPTRPPPQRLLNQSLSNNGVTLVRTPVRTMRPRRPVVRNATSPASPLQVPARLLNPQMLQPSSSGSSPVGATVRATMNTAPARVRTPRPASPRVLNSHAGHTQHRPPRPRTPLLQQQQQQQQQHQLAQHLLGQQVQQQQLNQLKLSQQGTIVTQCLNQSPLQSHQNNGSLTNVPQTQQLQQIKKVVVTPNNANEMDDLEESITAAIVQKNIANDNVNTQFQTSPMRQSTSVSQPVNSHQINYPQHSFQPDNVLRIYESPHVQHVHQHQVMMEQDTSDPEERQLVTLSSGHRITIAEYRRLQSSRVLSQQHLHQQQLQQQQPRETARQTLVKSKEQQRPVQRVHPMQTQPPTPISENNEAGSGPSEQSAEPQSAKMLIFLQNGEQRLITFTLPKESCTLQEVLEQVNVPFTEDTHIQCMQNTSSEIDYFVSVGSTTRIEDMLENHPMLVGDIASRSSPSVGPQSQSSEMSTPEKPPCPESTSSSPESPKSPPPRFVDGKLAVCKSCGYSGFDFNRCQRCKRVFTEEPKSVTIQNKGMEQKKKEGEKSALEKQIPCGDGIKINLLKQTVKNLNNKIVVQEKGKPTRVRKPRGKQPDPEPVILTLSSDEEDSNSSMLSNQMEQNLHSKEPSLLEIEGDTPDSGIGFDFVDESREEISQNMANIVSSFKCRTIRIGSYRYTPKEKIFISPRGIKIIAPSLKNESKEVALQIQLKDIVRILVHFGKGLPVIFLYTTSKCGGYIRKSLEMVDELGPYYNPSAKIDAYKRITLLPDVISDDLKTSFQTLYGSVLVDLTTKEANEILVRTCPKETSICKVTTRSASASSNTGVKSVNTAEQIRQILIYPPGKGGIPINTEDYMCLAQDQFLNDVIIDFYLKYLVHDTLTISQREKTHIFSTFFYKRLTTKPSKVNKSSNPLEWDNSLTPAQKRHARVKTWTKNVNIFDKDFIVVPINENCHWFVAIICFPSLEGCRSMIDNRIVIPQATKRKERKSSMQIGNTTITPLSKQEQLTLNCDSDNLSERDEAEADESDLDMQCDSEEDETEKPVEKKPEVPVVRKNEPIKQPCILIFDSLAGASRSRVVATLRDYLTCEYQTKISKNKVFNKDNIKGSCPKIPQQNNFTDCGLYLLQYVEQFFKDPVLDYSLPIKQLGSWFDEIVVTRKREEISNLLKSLMNTYNPDSHLHLPDITFPTLNGKLIETEEHADDGSGSEKSSSSKEQKCDVRSSDGTTITFVKQMATGDILVKRNFADSTETLHLRKAIRLSSDTENRSVLPFKQNLIKKGDHDNQVLILHSGDLVKDIQNTLIVNKKTVADKKHGVHNQNVSVNCVRQSVSDSDNSFHKTRRINKLEDVMHDSVKKFKKNEC; encoded by the exons TTGGTGAATCCGGTGCATGTGCTGTCGTCGCCTTCGGTGCTGCACCCGAGTCAGCAGCCTCCACCGCAGCCCCCGCCCCCGCCTCCTCCCCCTCCGCCGCAACATGCCACTCAGAGT CAATCCCAACCACAACCCCAACCGCAGATGTCACGTGCATCCCCTCAACTTCTGCAACAACTTCAACATCATCAGATACAGTTCCAGCAGCTGCAAcagcaacaacaacaacagtTGCAACAACAGCAACAGTTACAGCATCAGTTGCAGCAACAACAGCAGCAGCAACATCAAACACATCAGCAACACTTGCAATCTCAACAAATCCAACATCAGCAACAAGTTATGCAAACTGCATACATAAACCAGGCT gGCACTCCCACTCGTCCTCCACCACAGCGGCTGTTAAACCAGTCATTGAGTAACAACGGTGTCACATTAGTTCGGACACCAGTAAGGACAATGCGGCCTCGGAGACCGGTAGTCAGAAACGCCACTAGCCCCGCCTCGCCCTTGCAAGTGCCAGCCCGCCTTTTGAATCCACAAATGTTACAGCCg AGCTCGAGCGGGTCCAGTCCAGTGGGAGCCACAGTGCGGGCAACAATGAACACTGCCCCTGCGCGAGTAAGAACTCCGAGACCGGCCTCACCGCGGGTCCTAAATAGCCACGCGGGACACACACAGCACAGACCCCCTAGACCACGCACTCCTTTGCTGCAG CAACAACAACAGCAGCAGCAACAACATCAATTAGCACAACATCTTCTCGGACAACAGGTTCAACAACAACAATTAAATCAACTCAAATTATCACAACAG GGGACAATAGTCACACAGTGTTTGAACCAATCGCCCCTGCAATCGCATCAAAACAATGGATCTCTAACAAATGTTCCTCAAACACAACAATTACAACAAATAAAGAAAGTTGTAGTTACGCCCAACAACGCCAATGAAATGGACGATCTCGAAGAAAGTATTACCGCGGCGATAGTTCAAAAGAATATTGCAAATGACAATGTAAACACGCAATTTCAAACTTCACCTATGAGACAATCCACGAGCGTGTCCCAACCGGTGAACAGTCATCAGATAAACTATCCCCAACACAGCTTTCAACCGGACAACGTGTTGCGAATATATGAAAGTCCCCACGTGCAACATGTGCATCAACATCAGGTTATGATGGAGCAAGACACCTCCGATCCTGAAGAGAGGCAGTTGGTTACCCTGTCGAGTGGTCATAGAATTACAATCGCGGAATATAGGCGGTTGCAATCGTCGCGGGTGTTGTCACAGCAACATCTACATCAACAACAGTTGCAACAACAACAGCCGAG gGAAACGGCAAGACAAACGCTAGTTAAAAGTAAGGAGCAACAGAGGCCAGTGCAAAGAGTACATCCGATGCAGACTCAGCCTCCGACGCCCATATCAG AAAACAACGAAGCAGGAAGTGGACCGTCAGAGCAATCGGCGGAGCCCCAATCGGCGAAAATGTTGATATTCCTGCAGAATGGGGAACAAAGACTCATCACCTTCACACTGCCCAAGGAGAGTTGTACACTACAGGAAGTGTTGGAACAG GTGAATGTTCCATTTACAGAAGACACCCATATACAGTGTATGCAGAATACGTCTAGCGAAATTGACTATTTTGTGTCAGTTGGATCTACAACGAGGATAGAAGACATGCTAGAGAATCATCCA ATGCTAGTTGGTGATATAGCCAGTAGAAGTTCCCCCAGTGTCGGTCCGCAATCTCAAAGCAGTGAAATGTCTACACCTGAAAAGCCACCTTGTCCAGAGAGCa CAAGTAGCAGTCCCGAATCTCCAAAATCTCCACCACCAAGATTTGTTGATGGAAAATTGGCTGTTTGTAAATCTTGTGGATACTCTGGCTTCGACTTCAATCGCTGTCAAAG atgtAAGCGTGTTTTCACTGAAGAACCCAAAAGTGTGACAATACAAAACAAAGGAATGGAACAGAAGAAGAAGGAAGGGGAGAAATCTGCATTGGAAAagcaaat acctTGTGGGGATGGCATAAAGATAAATCTGCTGAAGCAGACCGTCAAGAACCTTAACAATAAAATC GTTGTTCAAGAAAAAGGTAAACCAACCCGTGTCAGAAAACCTAGAGGAAAGCAGCCGGACCCTGAACCAGTTATATTGACTTTGAGTTCTGATGAAGAGGATTCCAATAGTTCCATGCTGAGTAATCAG atGGAACAGAACTTACATAGTAAAGAGCCATCTCTGCTGGAAATAGAAGGTGACACTCCAGATAGCGGTATTGGCTTTGATTTTGTTG ATGAAAGCAGAGAAGAGATCAGTCAAAATATGGCCAATATAGTTTCATCTTTCAAATGTCGAACTATCAGAATTGGATCATATAGATATACGCCCAAAGAAAAG atttttatatcaCCAAGAGGTATCAAAATTATTGCCCCATCATTAAAAAATGAATCTAAGGAAGTCGCTCTTCAAATACAATTAAAGGATATAGTGAGGATTTTAGTTCATTTTGGAAAGGGATTACCTGTAATTTTCTTGTATACAACTAGCAAATGTGGTGGATATATAAGAAAATCGTTAGAAATGGTTGATGAACTAG gtCCATATTACAATCCTTCTGCTAAAATTGATGCTTATAAGAGGATTACGTTATTGCCAGATGTAATTAGTGACgatttaaaaacttcttttcAAACATTATATGGGTCAGTCCTGGTTGACTTGACCACTAAAGAGGCGAATGAAATCCTTGTGCGAACTTGCCCAAAAGAAACCAGTATTTGTAAAGTGACAACTAGATCTGCAAGTGCTTCCAGTAATACAGgagttaaaag TGTAAATACAGCTGAACAAATCagacaaatattaatttacccACCGGGAAAAGGGGGAATTCCTATAAATACAGAGGATTATATGTGTCTAGCACAAGATCAATTTTTAAACGatgttattattgatttttatttaaaatacttagttCATGATACTTTAACAATCAGTCAGAGAGAAAAGACTCATATatttagtacatttttttataagagatTAACAACAAAGCCAAGTAAAGTGAATAAAAGTTCAAACCCCCTCGAGTGGGATAATAGTTTGACACCAGCACAGAAACGGCATGCGAGAGTCAAGACATGGACAAAGAATGTGAATATCTTTGACAAAGACTTTATAGTAGTTCCTATTAATGAAAATTGCCATTGGTTTGTGGCTATCATATGTTTTCCTAGCTTAGAGGGCTGTCGTAGTATGATTGATAATAGAATTGTAATTCCACAAGCAACTAAAAGAAAAG AACGAAAATCATCAATGCAAATAGGCAACACAACAATCACGCCTTTATCAAAACAGGAACAGCTCACATTAAATTGTGATTCTGATAATTTAAGTGAACGGGACGAAGCTGAGGCGGAT gaAAGTGACTTGGACATGCAATGTGACTCCGAAGAAGATGAAACAGAAAAACCAGTAGAGAAGAAACCTGAAGTACCTGTTGTTCGAAAAAATGAACCCATTAAACA ACCCTGCATTCTTATTTTTGATTCACTTGCTGGTGCTTCCCGATCAAGAGTTGTCGCTACATTGCGGGACTACCTCACTTGTGAATACCAAACTAAA ATATCTAAAAACAAAGTGTTCAACAAAGACAATATAAAAGGCAGTTGCCCAAAAATTCCCCAACAGAATAATTTTACAGACTGTGGCCTTTATTTACTACAATATGttgaacaattttttaag gaCCCGGTGCTGGACTATAGTTTGCCAATAAAACAACTAGGAAGTTGGTTTGATGAAATTGTTGTTACCAGGAAACGTGAAGAAATCtcgaatttattgaaatcccTAATGAATACATATAATCCAGATTCGCATTTACATCTACCTGATATCACATTCCCTACATTGAATG gaaAGTTAATTGAAACTGAAGAACATGCAGATGATGGTTCGGGCAGTGAAAAAAGCAGTTCAAGTAAAGAGCAAAAATGTGATGTTAGAAGCAGTGATGGGACTACAATTACTTTTGTGAAACAAATGGCAACAGGCGATATCCTTGTGAAGAGAAATTTTGCAGATTCAACTGAAACCTTACATTTACGAAAAGCTATAAGACTTTCAAGTGACACTGAAAATAGATCAGTGTTGCCTTTTAaacagaatttaattaaaaaaggagACCATGACAACCAAGTATTAATACTTCACTCTGGTGATTTGGTGAAAGACAttcaaaatacattaatagtgaataaaaaaacagtggctgATAAAAAGCACGGTGTacataatcaaaatgtttCAGTGAACTGTGTGCGACAAAGTGTTAGTGATAGTGACAACTCATTTCACAAAACGAGAAGAATAAATAAACTCGAGGATGTAATGCATGACTCTGTTAAGAAGTTTAAGAAGAATGAATGTTGA